A DNA window from Polyodon spathula isolate WHYD16114869_AA chromosome 18, ASM1765450v1, whole genome shotgun sequence contains the following coding sequences:
- the cep20 gene encoding lisH domain-containing protein FOPNL: MLLAVWLNLMGYGHPIQGQQWQLVTMATIAELKSALKETLESRGVLGQLKARIRAEVFNALDDESESRPPLSHENLLINELIREYLEFNKYRYTASVLTAESGQPEVPLDREFMANELNVVEDPSSKSVPLLYGMLSHFLNDSKGEKGGMTFLRGPSVPGSKENGFSQPNIPELGQVAGPSSTEPFTLRGGYR; the protein is encoded by the exons ATGTTACTGGCTGTTTGGTTAAACTTGATGGGTTATGGACACCCCATTCAAGGTCAGCAGTGGCAGTTAGTAACGATGGCGACCATAGCAGAGCTGAAATCTG CGTTAAAAGAGACGCTGGAGTCGAGAGGCGTCCTGGGACAGCTGAAAGCCCGAATCAGAGCCGAGGTGTTTAACGCGCTGGACGACGAGAGCGAGTCGAGGCCCCCTCTATCCCACGAGAATCTGCTCATCAACGAGCTGATCCGCGAATACCTGGAGTTTAACAAATACCGCTACACCGCCTCCGTATTGACAGCAG AGTCTGGTCAGCCCGAGGTACCCCTGGACAGGGAGTTCATGGCGAATGAGCTGAATGTGGTGGAAGACCCCAGCTCCAAATCTGT ACCTCTCCTCTATGGGATGCTTTCCCATTTTCTTAATGACAGTAAGGGGGAGAAAGGTGGAATGACGTTCCTGAGGGGTCCGTCTGTGCCCGGCTCCAAAGAAAACGGGTTCAGTCAGCCAA ATATTCCAGAGCTGGGGCAGGTGGCTGGACCAAGCAGCACAGAACCTTTCACGCTGCGTGGTGGGTACAGATGA